The following are encoded in a window of Qipengyuania soli genomic DNA:
- a CDS encoding cysteine synthase A, whose product MIASKVTGQTLDLIGNTPLVRLAGPSAEAGCDIYGKCEFANPGASVKDRAALYIIRDAEARGELKPGGTVVEGTAGNTGIGIALVANALGYRTIIVMPDNQSREKMATLRALGAELVTVPPTKYADCNHFQHVSRRMAGEIEGAIWAGQFDNTANRKAHIEGTAKEIWEQMGGRIDGFTCAAGTGGTIAGVGMGLKEFDENVVIALTDPHGAALYNYYANGELKAEGSSVAEGIGQGRITGNLEGAPIDTQFRISDEEGLNWVARLLREEGLCLGLSSGINVAGAIALGRQLVAEGRENPQVATILCDTGFRYLSTLYNAEWLQSKGLPVFDWLQPQD is encoded by the coding sequence ATGATTGCAAGCAAAGTGACCGGGCAGACGCTCGACCTCATCGGCAATACGCCGCTCGTCCGCCTTGCCGGACCCAGCGCGGAAGCCGGATGCGACATCTACGGCAAGTGCGAATTCGCCAACCCCGGGGCCTCCGTCAAGGATCGCGCCGCGCTCTACATCATCCGTGATGCAGAGGCGCGCGGCGAGCTGAAGCCGGGCGGCACGGTGGTCGAAGGGACCGCAGGCAACACCGGCATCGGCATAGCGCTGGTCGCCAACGCGCTGGGCTATCGCACGATCATCGTCATGCCGGACAACCAGAGCCGGGAGAAGATGGCGACCCTGCGCGCGCTGGGTGCCGAACTGGTCACTGTCCCGCCGACGAAATACGCCGACTGCAACCACTTCCAGCACGTCTCGCGCCGCATGGCGGGGGAGATTGAGGGGGCGATCTGGGCCGGGCAGTTCGACAACACCGCCAATCGCAAGGCCCATATCGAAGGCACGGCGAAGGAAATTTGGGAGCAGATGGGTGGTCGGATCGACGGTTTCACCTGCGCGGCGGGTACCGGCGGCACGATTGCCGGCGTCGGCATGGGCCTCAAGGAATTCGACGAGAACGTCGTCATCGCGCTTACCGACCCGCACGGCGCGGCGCTTTACAATTACTACGCCAATGGCGAGCTGAAGGCCGAAGGCTCCTCGGTTGCCGAGGGCATCGGGCAGGGCCGCATCACCGGCAATCTCGAAGGTGCGCCGATCGACACGCAGTTCCGCATCTCGGACGAGGAAGGCCTCAACTGGGTCGCCCGCCTGCTGCGCGAGGAAGGCCTGTGCCTCGGCCTGTCGAGCGGGATAAATGTCGCCGGTGCCATTGCGCTGGGTAGGCAGCTGGTCGCCGAGGGGCGCGAGAATCCGCAGGTCGCGACTATCCTCTGCGACACCGGGTTCCGCTACCTGTCTACCCTCTACAATGCCGAGTGGCTGCAGTCGAAAGGCCTGCCCGTCTTCGACTGGTTGCAGCCGCAAGATTGA
- a CDS encoding 2Fe-2S iron-sulfur cluster-binding protein produces the protein MPKLIVTTREGETSEIDVADGLTVMEAIRDNGFDELLALCGGCCSCATCHVHVDPEFKDKLPTMSEDEDDLLESTDHRTENSRLSCQIPFTADLDGMKVTIAPED, from the coding sequence ATGCCCAAACTGATCGTCACCACCCGCGAAGGCGAGACTTCGGAAATCGACGTCGCCGACGGCCTGACCGTGATGGAAGCGATCCGCGACAACGGCTTCGACGAGCTGCTGGCGCTATGCGGTGGCTGCTGTTCCTGTGCGACCTGTCACGTACACGTCGATCCCGAGTTCAAGGACAAGCTCCCGACGATGAGCGAGGACGAGGACGACCTGCTCGAATCCACCGACCACCGGACCGAGAATTCGCGCCTGTCGTGCCAGATCCCGTTCACCGCCGATCTCGACGGCATGAAGGTTACTATCGCGCCTGAAGATTGA
- a CDS encoding UDP-N-acetylmuramoyl-L-alanyl-D-glutamate--2,6-diaminopimelate ligase → MKLSRLTAAAGIAGIDSDAEVTGFAIDNRKVAPGTVFGAFQGTQVNGEDFIPAAVDAGAIAVVACHGVQVTGAVHIASDNPRQTFAQLAARFFTPVPEHIVAVTGTNGKTSTAEMTRQIWRMAGERAASIGTLGVTTPDGSVSTGLTTPDIVTFLSNMSGLAREGVTHVAYEASSHGLSQYRNEGLKVEAAAFTNFSRDHLDYHTDMEDYFSAKMRLFDEVVADDATAVVWLGADGSEWNLRVLNHAKRRGLKVMTVGEAGEDIRLTSREPTQLGQVLTVDHAGQTRKITLPLIGAYQVSNALCAAGLALASGTDTGLVWDAVARLQPVRGRLERAVIAPSGAPVYVDYAHTPDAVEAAIAALRPHVTGRLITVLGAGGDRDHGKRAPMGEAAAKASDIVIVTDDNPRGEDPAEIRKAVLAGARAGRGQEVVREVGDRREAICSAIAEAREDDIVLVAGKGHETGQIIGSGETMRVLPFDDVEVARECAAAIARGDA, encoded by the coding sequence ATGAAACTCTCCAGGTTGACCGCAGCGGCAGGGATTGCCGGCATCGACAGCGATGCCGAGGTGACCGGTTTCGCCATCGACAACCGCAAAGTCGCGCCCGGCACCGTGTTCGGCGCGTTCCAGGGCACGCAGGTCAATGGCGAGGACTTCATTCCCGCCGCAGTGGATGCCGGGGCCATTGCCGTGGTCGCCTGTCATGGGGTGCAGGTGACGGGCGCTGTCCACATTGCCAGCGACAATCCGCGCCAGACCTTTGCCCAGCTCGCCGCGCGCTTCTTCACCCCGGTGCCGGAGCATATCGTCGCGGTGACCGGCACCAACGGCAAGACCTCGACCGCCGAGATGACGCGCCAGATCTGGCGCATGGCGGGCGAGCGGGCGGCCAGCATCGGTACGCTGGGCGTGACCACGCCGGACGGCAGCGTTTCGACCGGGCTGACGACGCCCGACATCGTGACATTCCTCTCCAACATGAGCGGCCTCGCGCGCGAGGGTGTGACCCACGTCGCCTACGAGGCATCGAGCCACGGCCTTTCCCAATACCGGAACGAAGGCCTCAAGGTCGAAGCTGCCGCCTTTACCAATTTCAGCCGCGACCACCTCGACTACCACACCGACATGGAGGACTATTTCTCCGCCAAGATGCGACTCTTCGACGAGGTCGTGGCCGATGACGCAACGGCGGTCGTGTGGCTGGGTGCGGACGGCAGCGAGTGGAACCTTCGCGTCCTCAACCATGCGAAACGCCGCGGATTGAAGGTCATGACCGTGGGCGAGGCGGGCGAAGACATTCGCCTGACCAGCCGCGAGCCAACCCAGCTTGGCCAGGTCCTCACCGTCGATCACGCCGGACAGACGCGCAAGATCACCCTGCCTCTCATCGGTGCCTACCAGGTTTCGAACGCGCTCTGCGCCGCAGGGCTGGCCCTGGCGAGCGGGACCGATACCGGACTGGTCTGGGATGCCGTCGCTCGGCTCCAGCCGGTCCGTGGGCGGCTCGAACGCGCCGTCATCGCGCCCTCGGGTGCGCCGGTTTACGTCGATTATGCCCACACGCCCGACGCTGTCGAGGCAGCCATTGCGGCGCTGCGTCCCCACGTCACCGGGCGGCTCATCACGGTTCTCGGTGCAGGCGGTGACCGCGATCATGGCAAGCGCGCACCGATGGGCGAAGCGGCGGCGAAGGCCAGCGATATCGTGATTGTGACGGATGACAATCCGCGCGGCGAGGATCCTGCGGAAATCCGCAAGGCCGTGCTTGCAGGGGCAAGGGCGGGTAGGGGACAGGAAGTTGTTCGCGAAGTGGGCGACCGTCGCGAAGCCATCTGTTCAGCCATCGCCGAAGCGCGCGAGGACGACATCGTCCTCGTCGCCGGCAAGGGACACGAAACGGGTCAGATAATCGGGTCGGGAGAAACCATGCGGGTACTGCCCTTCGACGACGTCGAGGTCGCACGCGAATGCGCGGCGGCCATTGCCAGAGGTGATGCATGA
- the rsmH gene encoding 16S rRNA (cytosine(1402)-N(4))-methyltransferase RsmH, with amino-acid sequence MTDAPHIPVLLEEVIEALDPQPGDVLIDATFGAGGYTRALLERGATVHAFDRDPDAISSGRNWRETGENPPRLILHPHRFSEMLDVMTSAGVSRVDGVVMDIGVSSMQLDQAHRGFAFSADGPLDMRMSQDGESAADFLNSADEKAIADVLYNYGEERQSRRVARAIVAARPLSTTGELARVVRKALGFKPHDKKDPATRTFQAIRIHVNGELDELSQALSAAEHLLKEGGRLAVVSFHSLEDRIVKRFLREASSTPSASRHVPMAAQDDPVFFRVSKAIKPTEAEIARNPRARSSVLRYATRTATPAREAA; translated from the coding sequence ATGACTGACGCCCCACACATCCCCGTTCTTCTCGAAGAAGTAATCGAGGCGCTCGACCCGCAGCCGGGCGACGTTCTCATCGACGCAACCTTCGGTGCCGGCGGCTATACCCGCGCGCTCTTGGAGCGCGGCGCGACGGTGCATGCCTTCGATAGGGACCCCGATGCCATTTCGTCGGGTCGCAATTGGCGCGAGACGGGGGAAAACCCGCCGCGCCTTATTCTCCATCCGCACCGTTTCTCGGAAATGCTCGACGTCATGACGTCGGCGGGCGTCTCTCGAGTCGACGGTGTGGTAATGGATATCGGTGTGTCGTCGATGCAGCTTGACCAGGCTCATCGCGGTTTTGCTTTCTCTGCGGACGGCCCGCTCGACATGCGAATGAGCCAGGATGGCGAGAGCGCGGCCGATTTCCTCAATTCCGCCGATGAAAAGGCGATTGCCGACGTCCTCTACAACTACGGCGAGGAGCGCCAGTCGCGCCGCGTCGCGCGCGCCATTGTGGCGGCCCGTCCGCTGTCGACCACCGGCGAACTGGCGCGTGTGGTTCGCAAGGCGCTCGGCTTCAAGCCGCACGACAAGAAAGACCCGGCCACCCGTACTTTCCAGGCCATCCGCATCCATGTGAACGGCGAGCTCGACGAACTGTCCCAAGCACTGTCGGCTGCCGAACACCTGCTGAAGGAAGGGGGCCGCCTTGCGGTGGTCAGCTTCCACAGCCTCGAAGACCGGATCGTCAAGCGCTTCCTGCGCGAGGCATCCTCAACCCCGAGCGCCTCGCGTCACGTCCCAATGGCGGCGCAGGACGATCCGGTCTTTTTTCGAGTCAGCAAGGCGATCAAGCCCACCGAGGCAGAGATCGCCCGCAATCCGCGCGCCCGCTCTTCGGTCCTCCGTTACGCGACACGCACGGCAACTCCGGCAAGGGAGGCGGCATGA
- a CDS encoding Gldg family protein, producing MIFLAALFLSACGAGQADQRVADRPEVGLFTSLPIYWGESDNISAIIDGSGKPDWVRKLIERRFAMQPLDALEPDTLAGTKRLIMAQPRPLAPSENLALDQWVRDGGRLLVFADPMLTRHSNFAIGDKRRQQDVVVLSPILTRWGLELFFDDEQAEGERWVKAYDGEFPVNLSGQFRLRSAGEEGECIVSETGLLAQCQVGKGRVTLLADAAVLDWEGEGEVPAKRTGALDSLVAASLDY from the coding sequence TTGATTTTCCTTGCCGCGCTGTTCCTGTCCGCGTGCGGCGCGGGACAGGCGGACCAGCGCGTGGCGGACCGGCCAGAGGTCGGGCTCTTTACCAGCCTGCCGATCTACTGGGGCGAGAGCGACAATATAAGCGCGATCATCGATGGCAGCGGTAAGCCCGACTGGGTACGCAAACTAATCGAACGTCGCTTCGCCATGCAACCGCTTGATGCGCTTGAGCCGGACACGCTTGCGGGGACGAAGCGCCTTATCATGGCGCAGCCGCGCCCGCTTGCTCCGTCCGAAAACCTCGCGCTCGACCAGTGGGTTCGCGATGGCGGGCGCCTGCTGGTCTTCGCCGACCCCATGCTGACGCGGCACAGCAATTTCGCCATCGGGGACAAGCGCCGCCAGCAAGACGTGGTCGTGCTCTCCCCGATCCTTACGCGCTGGGGCCTCGAACTCTTCTTCGACGACGAGCAGGCAGAAGGCGAACGCTGGGTGAAGGCATATGATGGCGAGTTCCCGGTGAACCTGTCCGGCCAGTTCCGCCTGCGATCAGCTGGCGAGGAGGGCGAGTGTATCGTCTCGGAGACCGGCCTCCTCGCTCAGTGCCAGGTCGGCAAAGGTCGGGTGACCTTGCTCGCCGATGCGGCCGTCCTCGACTGGGAAGGAGAGGGCGAGGTTCCGGCCAAGCGCACCGGCGCGCTCGACTCGCTGGTCGCGGCCTCGCTCGACTACTGA
- a CDS encoding DNA-3-methyladenine glycosylase family protein, protein MGLTNTQLRDHLDAVAANDKVVAAAIERCGYPEERIRPTGYKTLLRTIVGQQVSVAAAASVWNKLEAELGEDMHAHELLARDFDTLRACGLSRQKQGYARSLCELVASGELAFDSLPEDDEEAIAELTRIKGIGRWSAEIYLLFAEGRQDIWPAGDLAVQEAVGRLLELPARPSEKETRALGDKWRPYRGAMAIFTWHTYNNAAL, encoded by the coding sequence ATGGGACTGACAAACACGCAATTGCGCGACCATCTCGACGCCGTCGCCGCGAACGACAAGGTCGTCGCCGCCGCCATCGAGCGCTGCGGTTATCCCGAGGAGCGCATCCGCCCGACCGGCTACAAGACCCTGTTGCGCACCATCGTCGGCCAGCAGGTCAGTGTCGCTGCCGCAGCATCGGTGTGGAACAAGCTCGAGGCCGAACTGGGCGAGGACATGCACGCCCACGAATTGCTCGCGCGCGACTTCGACACGTTGCGTGCCTGCGGCCTGTCGCGCCAGAAGCAGGGCTATGCCCGGTCCCTGTGCGAACTGGTCGCCAGCGGCGAGCTCGCATTCGACAGCCTGCCCGAGGATGACGAGGAAGCCATCGCCGAGCTCACCCGCATCAAGGGGATCGGACGCTGGTCGGCGGAAATCTACCTGCTCTTCGCCGAGGGGCGGCAGGATATCTGGCCCGCCGGCGACCTCGCCGTGCAAGAGGCGGTGGGCCGGTTGCTCGAACTGCCGGCCAGGCCGAGCGAGAAGGAAACCCGCGCGCTGGGCGACAAATGGCGGCCCTACCGCGGGGCCATGGCCATCTTCACCTGGCACACATATAACAACGCCGCGCTCTGA
- a CDS encoding APC family permease: MSDKGHLLRVLGVVFGLAAVVGSVVGQGILRAPGIAAQASESGTVLIGLWFLGGALSLLAALPYAELGAALPSAGGIVTFTERAFGKGASVLASYSMLLMLISALANVAFVAGELLVRLGVGGGEIGPGAIATATLAVFFAINAMGTRISGGAQIAFSAFKGAVLAIFVVILFAQPGAPPVPGEASIAPQGLLGYATAMLVIIGAYNGWGDVVFYGEEIEDPARALPRALFGGIIAITVLYTAVNMAILHVLTPQQMAASDFAAGDAAAGIFGQAGDTVFTIFGVVSIAAICSLMTMTVSRIAYASARVGLLPPALERVAANGTPINAMILVVLGAAAFLWSGSYLTLASTSTALSQVMILLFALCSWQLYRREPDLPRPFRVPFFRPVMALVILFDAALLVVFIWQDPANSLLGFALVAALAAGYWLVRRMAGSKPIQE, translated from the coding sequence ATGTCCGACAAGGGTCACCTCTTGCGCGTGTTGGGGGTGGTCTTCGGACTCGCCGCCGTGGTCGGCAGCGTTGTCGGCCAAGGCATCTTGCGAGCGCCCGGCATCGCCGCACAGGCAAGCGAAAGCGGGACCGTCCTGATCGGGCTCTGGTTCCTGGGTGGAGCACTCTCTCTTCTCGCCGCACTACCTTATGCAGAACTGGGCGCCGCGCTGCCGAGTGCCGGCGGGATCGTCACCTTTACCGAGCGCGCTTTCGGCAAGGGGGCAAGCGTGCTGGCATCCTATTCCATGTTGCTCATGCTCATTTCCGCGCTCGCAAATGTGGCCTTCGTGGCGGGCGAACTGCTGGTCCGGCTGGGCGTCGGCGGAGGTGAGATCGGACCGGGAGCGATCGCGACGGCAACGCTTGCGGTGTTCTTCGCCATCAATGCCATGGGCACGCGCATCAGCGGTGGGGCACAGATCGCGTTTTCCGCCTTCAAGGGCGCGGTGCTGGCGATCTTCGTGGTCATCCTCTTTGCGCAGCCCGGTGCACCTCCCGTTCCGGGCGAAGCGAGTATCGCGCCACAGGGCCTGCTCGGCTACGCGACCGCCATGCTGGTCATCATCGGCGCCTACAACGGCTGGGGCGACGTCGTCTTTTATGGCGAGGAGATCGAGGATCCGGCGCGCGCCCTGCCGCGGGCGCTGTTCGGCGGGATCATTGCCATCACGGTGCTCTACACCGCCGTGAACATGGCGATACTCCATGTCCTCACCCCGCAGCAGATGGCAGCTTCCGACTTCGCTGCAGGAGACGCCGCCGCCGGGATTTTCGGGCAAGCGGGCGACACTGTCTTCACGATCTTCGGCGTGGTTTCGATCGCGGCCATCTGCAGCCTCATGACCATGACCGTCAGCCGCATCGCCTATGCCTCGGCGCGTGTGGGACTGCTCCCTCCTGCCTTGGAACGCGTCGCCGCGAACGGCACGCCGATCAATGCGATGATCTTGGTGGTGCTGGGCGCAGCCGCATTCCTCTGGTCGGGCAGTTACCTGACGCTGGCGTCGACCAGCACGGCCTTGTCACAGGTCATGATCCTGCTTTTCGCCTTGTGCTCATGGCAGCTGTATCGTCGTGAACCCGACCTGCCGCGCCCGTTCCGCGTGCCTTTCTTCAGGCCCGTGATGGCGCTTGTGATCCTGTTCGACGCCGCCCTGCTGGTCGTCTTCATATGGCAGGATCCGGCCAATTCGCTGCTCGGATTTGCTCTGGTCGCGGCGCTCGCCGCTGGCTACTGGCTCGTCCGTCGAATGGCCGGCAGCAAGCCGATTCAGGAATAG
- a CDS encoding division/cell wall cluster transcriptional repressor MraZ, producing the protein MSFGGYSGQAYSPAGDKGRFVLPPLFRKAVKDSSDGRVLCLMKHPKWNCLVGFGLSRKQELDAQLDREEELAARLGNEFDRDTRAMQLFGFQEMPFDDSGRFVMPDHLRTLANIDEGLYFQGGGRFFTLWNPEELAKMGEDWAGAKAACESFLAEAKGKSKGAGK; encoded by the coding sequence GTGTCATTCGGAGGGTACAGCGGTCAGGCCTATTCGCCCGCGGGCGACAAGGGCCGCTTTGTGCTTCCGCCCCTCTTCCGCAAGGCCGTGAAGGATAGCAGCGACGGTCGCGTCCTGTGCCTGATGAAGCACCCCAAGTGGAATTGCCTCGTTGGCTTCGGCCTCAGCCGCAAGCAGGAACTCGACGCCCAGCTCGATCGTGAAGAAGAGCTGGCAGCCCGGCTCGGCAATGAATTCGACCGCGACACCCGCGCGATGCAGCTCTTCGGTTTCCAGGAAATGCCGTTCGATGACAGCGGTCGCTTCGTGATGCCCGATCACCTGCGTACGCTCGCCAACATCGACGAAGGGCTCTACTTCCAGGGCGGCGGTCGTTTCTTCACCCTGTGGAACCCCGAAGAACTCGCCAAGATGGGCGAAGACTGGGCTGGCGCGAAGGCGGCCTGCGAAAGCTTCCTCGCCGAAGCGAAGGGCAAGTCGAAGGGTGCGGGCAAATGA
- a CDS encoding peptidoglycan D,D-transpeptidase FtsI family protein — MAVASGRVQLVTVRQRTLTMARWRVLWIAMAFAFIALLAIVRILYLGASDQGLRATSFADALLPPRGEIVDRNGVPLARAFPAYALWFNPKALGEDGDPLVRSPEEVANKLKAIFPDLDERKLAAQFAAGKQGYIRRRVLPEEANRVQEIGELALEMPMENDRHYPQGSMAAHVLGYVAADGKGRVGMEQVLDDKLSNPATRGTPVPLSIDVRVQGALEDELARGMKLNQAQGAAGIVLDVDTGEILALASLPEFDPNKIDARGQSLMFNRVTNQVYELGSTFKPITVAAALDAGVIRDLGKRYDASPVKVGRFTISDSHNLGSSLNPIETLIHSSNTVSARIADQLGPERMRRTMMDLGMNERPYIEIPARGFPLWPGKNWPRLTNMTVGFGHSIAVTPLHLASAYAALVNGGIWRPATLHKLGPGEAPKGRRVFKQSTSSRMRQLLRTIAVYGTGRNANAPGYRVGGKTGSAEKPGAGGYKKSAIVSTFAAAFPMDKPRYVIIAMLDEPKGTVASSFQRTAAWNAAPIVGRLVPRIGPLIGVRPDDTRDVDISDIKPLIPEAASE; from the coding sequence ATGGCGGTCGCTTCGGGACGGGTCCAGCTTGTCACCGTTCGCCAGCGCACGCTTACCATGGCGCGCTGGCGCGTGCTGTGGATCGCCATGGCGTTCGCCTTCATCGCTCTCCTCGCGATCGTGCGCATCCTCTACCTGGGCGCGTCCGACCAAGGGCTGCGCGCCACTTCATTCGCCGATGCCCTGCTGCCGCCGCGCGGAGAGATCGTCGATCGCAACGGCGTGCCGCTGGCGCGCGCGTTTCCTGCATATGCACTCTGGTTCAACCCCAAGGCTTTGGGGGAAGATGGCGACCCGCTGGTCAGGAGCCCTGAAGAAGTCGCAAATAAGCTGAAGGCCATCTTCCCCGATCTCGATGAAAGGAAGCTCGCCGCGCAGTTCGCGGCCGGCAAGCAGGGATACATTCGCCGTCGCGTGCTGCCCGAAGAGGCAAACCGGGTGCAGGAAATCGGCGAGCTGGCGCTCGAAATGCCGATGGAAAACGACCGCCATTATCCGCAGGGATCGATGGCAGCGCACGTGCTCGGCTACGTCGCCGCCGACGGCAAGGGTCGCGTCGGTATGGAGCAGGTGCTCGACGACAAGCTCTCCAACCCCGCCACGCGGGGAACGCCGGTGCCGTTGTCGATCGATGTGCGCGTCCAGGGAGCGCTGGAAGACGAACTGGCCCGCGGCATGAAGCTCAACCAGGCGCAGGGTGCCGCCGGTATCGTCCTCGACGTCGATACGGGCGAAATCCTCGCGCTCGCTTCGCTGCCCGAATTCGACCCGAACAAGATCGATGCTCGCGGGCAAAGCCTGATGTTCAACCGCGTCACCAACCAGGTCTACGAACTGGGTTCGACCTTCAAGCCGATCACGGTGGCAGCTGCCCTCGATGCAGGGGTTATCCGCGATCTCGGCAAGCGCTACGACGCCTCGCCGGTCAAGGTCGGTCGCTTCACCATCAGCGACAGCCACAATCTTGGTTCCTCGCTCAATCCCATCGAGACGCTGATCCATTCGTCGAACACCGTCAGCGCGCGCATCGCCGACCAGCTCGGCCCGGAACGCATGCGCCGTACGATGATGGACCTGGGCATGAACGAGCGGCCCTATATCGAAATTCCGGCACGCGGCTTTCCCCTCTGGCCGGGCAAGAATTGGCCGCGCCTGACCAACATGACGGTCGGTTTCGGCCACAGTATCGCGGTGACCCCACTGCACCTGGCATCGGCCTATGCGGCGCTGGTGAACGGCGGCATCTGGCGTCCGGCGACGCTCCACAAGCTTGGGCCCGGTGAAGCACCCAAGGGCCGCCGCGTGTTCAAGCAGTCGACCTCCAGCCGGATGCGCCAGCTGCTCCGCACGATTGCGGTCTACGGCACCGGACGCAATGCCAACGCCCCCGGCTATCGTGTTGGCGGCAAGACTGGTTCGGCCGAGAAACCGGGAGCGGGCGGGTACAAGAAGTCCGCCATCGTCTCGACCTTTGCCGCGGCATTCCCGATGGACAAGCCGCGCTATGTCATCATCGCCATGCTGGACGAGCCCAAGGGCACCGTCGCTTCCAGCTTCCAGCGCACTGCGGCGTGGAATGCGGCGCCCATCGTCGGTCGCCTCGTCCCGCGCATAGGGCCGCTGATCGGCGTGCGCCCCGACGATACCCGCGACGTCGATATCTCGGACATCAAGCCGCTCATTCCGGAGGCGGCTTCGGAATGA
- a CDS encoding 4a-hydroxytetrahydrobiopterin dehydratase, whose protein sequence is MTVEQLTEEERATWLSALPQWSLSRAGAAIERKFEFADFSEAFAFMTRVAMIAETRDHHPEWFNVYNRVEITLTTHDAGGLSLRDVKMARKIDALVA, encoded by the coding sequence ATGACCGTCGAACAACTGACCGAAGAAGAACGCGCCACCTGGCTCAGCGCACTGCCGCAATGGTCGCTGTCCCGCGCTGGCGCTGCAATCGAACGCAAGTTCGAGTTCGCCGACTTCTCCGAAGCGTTCGCCTTCATGACCCGCGTGGCGATGATCGCCGAAACGCGCGACCATCACCCCGAGTGGTTCAACGTCTACAACCGGGTCGAGATCACGCTGACCACGCACGACGCGGGCGGATTGTCGCTCCGCGACGTAAAGATGGCGCGCAAGATCGACGCGCTGGTGGCCTAG
- a CDS encoding SDR family oxidoreductase: MSTRKAIFITGGGSGIGRAIARKFASEGWFVGVGDIDEAGMRETLSLIGNGFTFMHRLDVRDRGQWDEALDGFATAAGGRIDVVVNNAGIPVGGPLADMSIEDIENCLDINLKGVLFGAQAAHPYLAKTAPGSCLLNIASAAGVHGVGGVSVYCASKAGVRSITESLDAEWAEEGIKVTDLCPIFVDTPLLDKAPNRGSNELIRQTVVEQKSEVLPVADVAQAAWDAVHSDRLHHLIGKSTRQLGFALRWMPGRVRKQMRAGVSPLGR, encoded by the coding sequence ATGAGCACGCGCAAGGCAATCTTCATCACCGGCGGCGGTTCGGGCATCGGCCGCGCCATCGCCCGCAAGTTTGCGTCCGAAGGCTGGTTCGTCGGCGTCGGCGATATCGACGAGGCGGGCATGCGCGAGACGCTCTCGCTGATCGGCAACGGCTTCACCTTCATGCACAGGCTCGACGTGCGCGACCGCGGGCAATGGGACGAGGCGCTCGACGGCTTTGCGACGGCCGCGGGCGGCCGCATCGACGTTGTCGTCAACAACGCCGGCATTCCGGTTGGCGGCCCCCTGGCCGACATGTCGATCGAGGATATCGAGAACTGCCTCGACATCAATCTGAAGGGAGTTCTCTTCGGCGCGCAGGCGGCGCATCCCTACCTTGCTAAAACCGCGCCGGGGTCATGCCTGCTCAACATTGCGAGCGCGGCGGGTGTCCACGGCGTCGGCGGCGTGAGCGTTTATTGCGCGTCGAAGGCAGGCGTGCGCAGCATAACCGAAAGCCTCGATGCCGAATGGGCCGAGGAAGGGATCAAGGTCACCGACCTCTGCCCGATTTTCGTCGACACGCCGCTGCTCGACAAGGCCCCCAACCGCGGGTCGAACGAGCTGATCCGGCAGACCGTGGTCGAACAGAAATCCGAAGTCCTGCCGGTTGCCGATGTGGCGCAGGCCGCATGGGATGCGGTGCATTCCGACCGGCTCCACCACCTCATCGGCAAATCGACCCGCCAGCTCGGCTTTGCGCTGCGCTGGATGCCGGGCCGCGTCCGCAAGCAGATGCGCGCCGGCGTCAGCCCGTTGGGCCGCTAG
- the ccmA gene encoding heme ABC exporter ATP-binding protein CcmA has protein sequence MTPRLSATDLACRRGERLLFRGVSLELRPREVVHVTGANGIGKSSLLRILAGLLRPFAGTVQREGQVGLLDERSALDTMLPLGKSLGFWRALDATPPTNVPSYLEELLDVPVRYLSTGQRKRAALARLSAQGADIWLLDEPLNGLDERGVSMVGAMVEGHCRADGICVLASHQPFPLDGMRVLDLSEYSV, from the coding sequence ATGACACCCCGCCTATCCGCGACCGATCTCGCCTGCCGCCGCGGCGAGCGCTTGCTGTTCCGAGGCGTCTCGCTGGAGTTGCGGCCGCGCGAGGTCGTCCACGTCACCGGCGCGAACGGGATCGGCAAGTCGAGCCTGCTGCGCATCCTTGCAGGCCTGCTCCGCCCTTTCGCGGGCACGGTCCAGCGCGAAGGCCAGGTCGGGCTGCTCGACGAGCGCTCCGCCCTCGACACCATGCTGCCGCTCGGCAAGTCGCTGGGCTTCTGGCGTGCGCTCGATGCAACCCCGCCCACCAACGTCCCTTCCTACCTAGAGGAATTGCTCGACGTTCCGGTTCGCTATCTCTCGACCGGCCAACGCAAACGCGCCGCGCTCGCCCGGCTGAGCGCGCAAGGTGCCGACATCTGGCTGCTGGACGAACCGCTCAACGGTCTCGACGAGAGAGGCGTGTCGATGGTCGGTGCCATGGTAGAAGGCCATTGCCGCGCCGACGGGATCTGCGTCCTGGCATCGCACCAGCCCTTCCCTCTCGACGGAATGCGTGTCCTCGACCTTTCGGAATATTCCGTATGA